The following are from one region of the Dehalococcoidia bacterium genome:
- a CDS encoding PHP domain-containing protein, with translation MLIDLHVHTLKSADSSLSPEEMVREAKRIGLDGVCLTEHGGGWDRHDFERLASRYDMLLIPALEVDTDMGHIAVFGADGYTPGMSKARDLRRIVDASGGFMVVTHPFRRMFDRTAGRNFLFPDADGQTMTARQAAEHPVFQLVDDVEVGNGANTLRENDLAREVADALGKRGTGGSDAHSTHGLGCFVTSFERNVRCVAELVEELRAGRYTPAQGLLQGKLRPLTTDGHKALA, from the coding sequence ATGCTTATTGACCTGCACGTCCATACATTGAAGAGCGCGGACAGCTCTTTGTCACCGGAGGAGATGGTCCGAGAGGCCAAGCGGATTGGACTGGACGGCGTATGCCTCACGGAGCATGGGGGAGGCTGGGACAGGCACGACTTCGAGCGGCTGGCGAGCCGTTACGATATGCTCCTCATCCCGGCCTTGGAAGTGGATACGGATATGGGGCACATCGCCGTCTTTGGCGCGGACGGTTACACGCCGGGCATGTCCAAGGCAAGGGACCTCCGGCGCATCGTGGATGCGTCGGGCGGGTTCATGGTGGTTACGCACCCCTTCCGTCGCATGTTCGACAGGACGGCGGGACGGAACTTCCTCTTCCCCGACGCCGACGGCCAGACGATGACCGCCCGGCAGGCCGCGGAGCACCCGGTCTTTCAGCTCGTGGACGACGTTGAAGTAGGGAACGGCGCGAACACGCTGCGGGAGAACGACCTTGCGCGTGAGGTGGCGGACGCGCTGGGCAAGAGAGGCACGGGCGGCAGCGACGCTCATTCCACGCACGGGCTTGGCTGCTTTGTGACGTCCTTCGAGCGCAATGTCCGCTGCGTCGCGGAGCTCGTCGAGGAGCTGCGCGCGGGCCGCTACACGCCCGCGCAAGGTCTGTTGCAGGGGAAGCTGCGGCCTCTGACCACGGACGGCCACAAGGCTCTCGCGTAA